A genomic region of Balaenoptera ricei isolate mBalRic1 chromosome 21, mBalRic1.hap2, whole genome shotgun sequence contains the following coding sequences:
- the VDAC3 gene encoding voltage-dependent anion-selective channel protein 3 isoform X1, with translation MCNTPTYCDLGKAAKDVFNKGYGFGMVKIDLRTKSCSGVEFSTSGHAYTDTGKASGNLETKYKICNYGLTFTQKWNTDNTLGTEISLENKLAEGLKLTLDTIFVPNTGKKSGKLKASYKRDCFSLGSNVDIDFSGPTIYGWAVLAIEGWLAGYQMSFDTAKSKLSQNNFALGYKAADFQLHTHVNDGTEFGGSIYQKVNEKIETSINLAWTAGSNNTRFGIAAKYKLDCRTSLCAKVNNASLIGLGYTQTLRPGVKLTLSALIDGKNFNAGGHKVGLGFELEA, from the exons ATGTGTAACACACCGACTTACTGTGACCTAGGAAAGGCTGCCAAGGATGTCTTCAACAAAGGATATG gatttGGCATGGTCAAAATAGATCTGAGAACCAAGTCATGTAGTGGAGTG GAATTTTCTACTTCTGGTCATGCTTACACTGATACAGGGAAAGCATCAGGCAACCTAGAGACCAAATACAAGATTTGTAACTATGGACTGACCTTCACCCAAAAGTGGAACACAGACAATACTCTTGGGACAGAAATCTCTTTGGAGAATAAG ttggcTGAAGGGTTGAAACTGACTCTTGATACCATATTTGTACCGAACACAGG AAAGAAGAGTGGGAAATTGAAGGCCTCCTATAAACGGGATTGTTTCAGTCTTGGCAGTAATGTTGATATAGATTTTTCTGGACCAACCATCTATGGCTGGGCTGTGTTGGCCATTGAAGGTTGGCTTGCTGGCTATCAGATGAGTTTTGACACAGCCAAATCCAAACTGTCACAGAATAATTTCGCCCTGGGTTACAAGGCTGCAGACTTCCAGCTGCACACTCACGT GAACGATGGCACTGAATTTGGAGGGTCGATCTACCAGAAGGTGAACGAGAAGATCGAAACATCAATAAACCTCGCGTGGACAGCTGGCAGTAACAACACCCGTTTCGGCATCGCCGCTAAGTACAAGCTGGATTGTAGAACTTCTCTATGT GCTAAAGTGAATAATGCCAGCCTGATTGGACTGGGTTATACTCAGACCCTTCGACCAG GAGTGAAACTGACCCTGTCAGCTCTAATCGATGGAAAGAACTTCAATGCAGGAGGGCACAAGGtcgggctgggatttgaactagAAGCTTAA
- the VDAC3 gene encoding voltage-dependent anion-selective channel protein 3 isoform X2, protein MCNTPTYCDLGKAAKDVFNKGYGFGMVKIDLRTKSCSGVEFSTSGHAYTDTGKASGNLETKYKICNYGLTFTQKWNTDNTLGTEISLENKLAEGLKLTLDTIFVPNTGKKSGKLKASYKRDCFSLGSNVDIDFSGPTIYGWAVLAIEGWLAGYQMSFDTAKSKLSQNNFALGYKAADFQLHTHVNDGTEFGGSIYQKVNEKIETSINLAWTAGSNNTRFGIAAKYKLDCRTSLCAKVNNASLIGLGYTQTLRPGESETDPVSSNRWKELQCRRAQGRAGI, encoded by the exons ATGTGTAACACACCGACTTACTGTGACCTAGGAAAGGCTGCCAAGGATGTCTTCAACAAAGGATATG gatttGGCATGGTCAAAATAGATCTGAGAACCAAGTCATGTAGTGGAGTG GAATTTTCTACTTCTGGTCATGCTTACACTGATACAGGGAAAGCATCAGGCAACCTAGAGACCAAATACAAGATTTGTAACTATGGACTGACCTTCACCCAAAAGTGGAACACAGACAATACTCTTGGGACAGAAATCTCTTTGGAGAATAAG ttggcTGAAGGGTTGAAACTGACTCTTGATACCATATTTGTACCGAACACAGG AAAGAAGAGTGGGAAATTGAAGGCCTCCTATAAACGGGATTGTTTCAGTCTTGGCAGTAATGTTGATATAGATTTTTCTGGACCAACCATCTATGGCTGGGCTGTGTTGGCCATTGAAGGTTGGCTTGCTGGCTATCAGATGAGTTTTGACACAGCCAAATCCAAACTGTCACAGAATAATTTCGCCCTGGGTTACAAGGCTGCAGACTTCCAGCTGCACACTCACGT GAACGATGGCACTGAATTTGGAGGGTCGATCTACCAGAAGGTGAACGAGAAGATCGAAACATCAATAAACCTCGCGTGGACAGCTGGCAGTAACAACACCCGTTTCGGCATCGCCGCTAAGTACAAGCTGGATTGTAGAACTTCTCTATGT GCTAAAGTGAATAATGCCAGCCTGATTGGACTGGGTTATACTCAGACCCTTCGACCAGGTGA GAGTGAAACTGACCCTGTCAGCTCTAATCGATGGAAAGAACTTCAATGCAGGAGGGCACAAGGtcgggctgggatttga
- the DKK4 gene encoding dickkopf-related protein 4: MVVVVLLRLGWLCAPLGALVLDVNNIKSSADAQGARKGSQCMSDKDCNTRKFCLKPQDEKPSCATCRGLRRWCQRAAVCCPGTLCVNDVCTAMEDATLVLERQIDDQDDTDTQGTTEHPIQENKPKRKPNIKKSQGSRGQEGESCLRTFDCGPGLCCARHFWTKICKPVPLEGQVCSRRGHKDTAQAPEIFQRCDCGPGLSCRSQVTGNQQHSRLRVCQKI; the protein is encoded by the exons atggtggtggtggtcctGCTGCGGCTCGGCTGGCTGTGTGCCCCCCTGGGAGCCCTGGTTCTGGATGTCAACAACATCAAGAGCTCTGCGGATGCGCAAGGGGCCCGGAAG GGTTCACAGTGCATGTCTGACAAGGACTGCAACACTAGAAAATTCTGCCTCAAACCCCAGGAtgagaagccatcctgcgctacCTGTCGTGGATTACGGAGGTGGTGCCAGCGGGCTGCCGTGTGCTGCCCGGGGACGCTCTGCGTGAATG ATGTTTGCACTGCGATGGAAGATGCAACCCTAGTACTGGAGAGGCAGATCGATGACCAAGACGACACAGATACACAAGGAACAACTGAGCACCCAATTCAGGAAAACAAACCCAAGAGGaagccaaacattaaaaaatcacaaGGCAGTAGGG GACAAGAGGGAGAAAGCTGTCTTAGAACTTTCGACTGTGGACCTGGACTTTGCTGTGCTCGTCATTTTTGGACTAAAATTTGTAAACCGGTCCCATTGGAGGGACAGGTCTGCTCTAGGAGAGGACACAAAGATACCGCGCAAGCTCCAGAAATCTTCCAGCGCTGTGACTGTGGTCCTGGACTATCATGTCGAAGTCAGGTGACTGGAAATCAACAACACTCACGGTTAAGAGTGTGCCAGAAAATCTAA